Proteins from a single region of Hordeum vulgare subsp. vulgare chromosome 6H, MorexV3_pseudomolecules_assembly, whole genome shotgun sequence:
- the LOC123403078 gene encoding glycine-rich RNA-binding protein-like: MAESDGAEYRCFVGSLSWNTDDRGLEAAFSSFGEILDAKIINDRETGRSRGFGFVSFSNEQAMQDAIEGMNGKELDGRSIVVNEAQSRGYGGGGGGRYGGGGGGGGGRYGGGGAYGQRRDDGYGDDGYGGGRGYGGGRYGGGRGYGGRRDGGYGRGGNSDGY; encoded by the exons ATGGCAGAGTCGGACGGCGCCGAGTACCGCTGCTTCGTCGGCAGCCTGTCCTGGAACACCGACGACCGCGGCCTCGAGGCTGCTTTTAGCTCCTTCGGAGAGATCCTCGACGCCAAG ATCATCAACGATCGCGAGACTGGGAGGTCCCGCGGCTTCGGCTTCGTCAGCTTCTCCAACGAGCAGGCGATGCAGGACGCCATCGAGGGGATGAACGGTAAGGAGCTCGACGGCCGCAGCATCGTCGTCAACGAGGCCCAGTCTCGCGGGTacggcggcgggggtggcggcaggtacggcggcggcggcggcggaggtggtgGCAGGTACGGAGGTGGTGGTGCGTATGGCCAGCGCCGCGACGATGGCTATGGGGATGACGGCTACGGCGGTGGCCGGGGTTACGGAGGCGGTCGCTATGGCGGTGGCAGGGGGTACGGTGGGCGGCGTGACGGCGGCTACGGCCGCGGAGGCAACTCCGACGGATACTGA